The DNA sequence CGAGATCCACGCTGACCAGTCGGGAAACGCCCCGTTCCACCATGGTCACGCCGAACAGCCGGTGCATCCGGCTCATCGTCACGGCATTGTGGGTCACGATCAGGTAACGGGTCTGCGTCTCGCGCACCATCTGGTCCAGAAGGTCGCAGAACCGGTCGATATTCGCATCGTCCAGCGGGGCGTCCACTTCGTCCAGCACGCAGATCGGCGCCGGATTGGTCAGGAACAAGGCGAAAATCAGCGCCACCGCGGTCAGCGCCTGCTCCCCGCCGGACAGCAGGGTGAGCGATTGCAGCCGCTTGCCCGGCGGCTGGGCGAAGATTTCCAGCCCCGCCTCCAGCGGATCGTCGCTGTCCACCAGCGCCAGATGCGCCTGCCCGCCTTCGAACAGGCGGGTGAACAGGCGGCGGAAATGCTGGTCCACCGCTTCGAAGGCGGCGCGCAGCCGCTCCCGCCCCTCGCGGTTGAGATTGCCGATGGAGCCGCGCAGGCGATGCACCGCCTCGGCCAGTTCGGCCTGCTCCGCGGCGCTGCTGCCATGCTCTTCCTCGATCCGCGCCAGTTCCTCCGCGGCGACCAGATTGACCGGGCCGATCCGCTCCCGATCGGCGGTGAGCTTTTCCAGCGCAGTGGATTCCTCCGCATGGGCGGCCACATCGGCAGGTTCGAAGGCGAAGCGGCGCGCCAGCACGGGCGGGGGGCACTGGAAGCGCTCGCCGGAAATGCGCGCCATTTCCTCGCGCCGCACCTCCTCGTTTTCCGCCCGGGCGATGGCCCCGGCGCGCCCTTCCCGCGCGGTGGCCAGCGCCTCGTTCGCCTGCGCGAGCACGGCGTCCGCTTCCTTCGCTTCGGCCGTCAGGGTGGCCACGGCACCTTCGGCTTCGGCCAGATCGCGCGCCAGTCGATCACGCACGGCTTCGCCGCCTTCGATCTCGCGCATCAGCCCTTCGGGCTTGGCGGCGAAGACGGCGCGCTCCTCCGCAATTTCGGCAAAGCGCTGTTCCATGCCCGAAAGGCGGCGCGCGGCATCGCCGGCGCGGGCCTGCCAGCCCTTGATGTCCGCGCGTTGCGCCGCCACCCGCTCGCGCGCCACGGCCAGCGCTTGCTCATGCCCCGCCAGCGCCGCCGTGGCCGCCTGCGATGCGGTGCGCGCCGCTTCGTTGCGGGCCTGCGCGGCGGCCAGGGCGGCGCGGCCGGTTTCGGGATCGGGCAGGGCGGCGCGGCGCGCCTCTGCCGCTGCGATGTCCTGCCGGGCGGCGGCCTGCTGCTCGGCCAGCTCGGCAGCGGCTTCGTCGAGCTCGGCAAGGCGCAAAGCCAGCCGTTCGCGCGCGGCCTCCGCCTGATCCAGCGCGCGCAAGGCGGCGCGTTCGCGGTCGCCGGCTTCGGCGATCTCCCGCTCGGCGCCGATCAGCTCGCGCTGCAGGGCGGACAGCTCCTCCTGCACCTGCCGCTGGGCTTCTTCCGCCTGCTGCGCGGCGGATTGGAGCGCGGGGAGAGCGGCGTCCAGTTCGGCAAAGCGGTTCTCCGCTTCCAGCCGGGCCGCTTCGGCCGCGCCTTCGCCGCGCGCCACGAAGCCGTCCCACCGGCGCAGATGCCCGCCGCGCGTCACCAGCCATTCGCCGGGGGCGAGGGTGCGGCCGTCATCCTCCGCGCAGACATGCACCAGCGCCAGCCGCGCCGCGAGTTCGGGCGGGCAGGAGGGCACATGGGCGGCGAGGCTGTCCGCGACGCGCGCCGGAGCCTCGGAGCCGGTCCAGAAGCGACCTTCCGTGTCGGCGGCGGGCATGCCGAGCGGCGCCTTGGCATCCCGCCCCAGTACCGCGGCCAATGCGCGCTCATAGCCCGGTTCGGCGGTCAGCCGGTCAATCGCCGTGGCGAGGCCCTGCTTGCCCGAGGCCTGCCGGGCGCGCGCTTCCCGGTCGCGCTTCAGCGCCTGCCATTCGCGCTCCACCCCGGCGAGTTCGGCCCGGGCGGAGGCAAGCGCGCTGGCTGCCTCGTCACGCGCGGCGGTAAGCTCGTCCTTGCGGGCGCGCCGGGCGTCCAGCGTCTCGCGCAGCGTGGTGATATGCTGCGTGGCGGCTGCCACCGCTGCCTTCGCATCGGCGGCGGCGCGATCGAGATCGGCCTGCCCGGCGAGAGAGCGGCGGGATTCGTCCTGCCGCCGCGCTTCGCCCTCAAGCCGATCGAGCCGGCCGCGCGCCTGGGCCAGTTCGGCTTCCGCGACGCGCCATTCGGCTTCCACGCCGGCATGGTCGGCCGTGGCACGGGCGAGGGCGAGCTCGGCGGCGCGGCCGGCGCGCTCCGCATCTTCCGCTCGCGCGGCAAACTCCGGCTGGCGCGCCTCATCCGCCGCCAGCGCCTTTTCCCCGGCGGCGAGATCCTGTTCCAGCTTCGCGAGCGCCTGCGCGGCGTCGCGCGTCATCCGGTCCGCCTCGCCGCGATCCTCCTCCAGCCGGGCCTTCTGGCGGTCCAGATCGGCCAGGCGCTGCTCGGCGGCTTCCAGCTGGCTGGCGAGCGAGGCCATGCGGTGGCCGTGGGCGCTGGCATCGTCGCGCCGGTCGGCCAGTTCCTCGCGCGCCTCGTGCAGGCGCGTTGCCAGTTCGGCCTGCAGGCGTTGCGCCTGCTGCGCCGCCTGCTGCACCTCCTCCACCCGCCGATCCGCCTCGCGCGCCTGCGCGCGCGCCGCATCGGCGGCCGCTGCCGCATCGCGCCAGCGGGCGAACAGCAGCCGCGCCTCGGCCAGCTGGATCCGCTCGGTCAGTGCCTTGTAGCGTTCGGCCTGCTTGGCCTGCCGCCGCAGCGCGTTCATCTGGCTGTCGAGCCCGGCCATCAAATCTTCCAGCCGGGCGAGATTGGCCTCGGTCTGGCGCAGCTTCCCTTCGGCATCGCGGCGGCGGACGTGAAGGCCGGCGATGCCTGCCGCCTCTTCCAGCATCATGCGCCGCTCCGCCGGCTTGGCGGCGATCACCTGCGCGATCTTGCCCTGGCTGACGAGGGCGGGGCTATGCGCCCCGGTGGCGGCATCGGCGAAGACCAGCGCCACATCCTTGGCGCGCACGTCGCGCCCGTTGATGCGATAGGCGCTGCCCGCGCCGCGCTCGATCCGGCGCGTGACTTCCAGCTCCTCGCCATGCTTGTCGCTGGCGTGCAGCACCACTTCGGCGAAATCGCGCTGCGGCCGCCGCTCGGTGCCGGCGAAGATCACATCCTCCATCCCGCCGGAGCGCATGGATTTGGGCGAGTTTTCGCCCATCACCCAGCGGATCGCTTCCAGCAGGTTGGATTTGCCGCAGCCATTGGGGCCGACCACGCCGGTCAGCCCGGGATCGATGCGCAGTTCTGCCGGCTCGACGAAGCTCTTGAAGCCCGACAGCTTGAGCTTCCTGATCAGCATCGCGCGCCCCGGCCCCCCTTGCGCTTCCGGGGCTTACCTGGCCCCGGCCTGCTGCAACGCCGGCTCCAGGATCTCCCAGGTCGTGCCTTCGATCCGCTTGCCGTTGATGAAGAAGGTCGGCGTGCCGGTCACCGCCAGTTCGTCCGACTGGGTGTTGGACCGCTCCACGATCTCGCGCGCTTCCTGCGTGTTGGCGAGGCATTGCTGCGCCTTTTCACGGCTGATGCCGCGCGCGGCGAAGAAATCGATCAGCCCGGCAGCTTCGGCCATGCGCTGGAACCGGCTGTCATCCTGCGCCTGCATGGCGGATTGCATTGCCTGCGCATTCGACTGCGCCGTGCCGTAGATTTCCTGCAGGCTGGACCATGCCTGGCGGGTCAGCGGATGGAACGCTTCCGGCCCGTTGCAGCGGGCGAGCAGCGCGATCGTCAGGTCCAGCGGATCGTGGATCTGGTTGCGCAGTTCATAGCTGACGACGCCGCTCGCCACCATTTTCTCCAGCCCTTCGGCGCTTTCGGCGGCGAAATCGGAGCAGTGGGGGCAGGTGTGGCTGGCATATTCCACCAGCTTGATCGGCGCGTCGGGCTTGCCTTCGCGATAGCCGCCTTCGGGCGTGACGGCTGCCACTTCCGTCCAGCTGGTGCCCTGCGGCGCCGGGATGGCGGCGATCGGCTCGCTCTTCGGCGGGGCGCCTTCGGCCGTCTCGTCCGAAGAGCCGCAGGCGGCGAGGCCGAGCGCCAGCGGCGCGACGAGGCCGGCGATCAGCAGGCGGGGGAATGTCAGTCTGGTCATGGGATCGTTCCGTATTCTCGGCCTCGCGGGAACGCGGAGGCTAGACGAAGGCACAGCGGGGTTGAAGCGCGGGCGGGCTGTTTCCACAGCTTCGCCCACGCAAATCGCTATTGCAGGCGCGCGGCAAGCTGCGGGGACAGCAGGTTCCAGCTATGCGTGCCGGCCAGCACGGTGTCGTTGATGGCGAAGGACGGGGTGCCGCCGATGCCCGGCTTCTTCCAGTCGCGATCGGAAACCTTGGCGATCTGCTCCGCCGTCGCATCGTCGTTCAGGCAGCGGTCGGCATCGGCCCGGCTGTAGCCGCGCCGTTCCATGATCGCATAGAAGCCGAGGTCGCTGGCGATCGCGCGCCGCCGCGCGGCCTGTTCGCCGCTATACCACCGCTGTTGCTGCGCCTTGGTGGCCTTGCGCGCGGCCTCCATCCATTTGTCCTGGCCGAGCATGAAGGCCGAATGGTTGAGCGGGAATTTCCCCGCCGGCCCGCAATTGGCCAGCACCGCCGCGGTGAGATCCACCGGGTCGCGGATCAGGTGGCGTATTTCCAGGCTCATCTTGCCGGGCATCACATAGCCCGCCTTCAGCGCATCCTGCGCCTCACGCGTGAAATCGGCGCAGTGCGAACAGGTGTAGCTGACATATTCGGTCAGCTTCACCGCGGCATCGGGATTGCCGATGCGGTGGCCGCCGTCCACGCGGGCCACGGTGTTGTTCCAATTGGTCGTGGCACCGCCCAGGGCCACTGCCCCCACCGCCATCAGCATCGCCATGGCGATCCGCCTGAAGATCATTTCTGCCGTTCCTCCTTGGCGCCGATGCTCCGGGCCAGCGATTCGAGCACCGTGCGCAGTTCCGGATCGCCGATATCGCGCAAACTGTCCCCCAGTTCCATCGGGATGGGCTTGAGCGAAGGCGGCGCCTTGGGGGCGCTTTCATCACGCGGCGGCTGAACCACGCCTTGCCGCAGCTTGACCCGCGAGACGGCGTTGTAGCCGAAGAAGCGGTTCACCCGCTCCATGATCTCGGGGATCACATGCTGGATCAGCGGGGCGTGGGCCGGCAGCACCACCAGCTGCAATATCCCCTCGCTCTTCTCCCCCGGCGGGAATCGGATCGCTTCGGGGCTGCAGATCTTGGCATGCTGCGGCCCGACGATCTCGGGCCAGCGGGTGACGACGCTGGACTGGACGAAGCCGAACCGGCGGAACGCCGCCCGGCCGATCTGCGGCACGAGATCCGCCACCTGCCGTGCCGGCCCCCCGCGCGGTCGTTCATAGGGCTTTGGGCTGCGGCCCTTCTTCGTCTCGCGATCGCGTTCCATCTCGCCACGTGCCATGCCATAGCGCGGCGATGGATAACAGCGTCTCGCACGATCTCCTCGCCTGGTATGACGGCCATGCGCGGGCGCTGCCCTGGCGCGTGCCGCCCGGCGGCGGCGCAGCCGATCCTTATCGCGTGTGGCTGTCGGAAGTCATGCTGCAGCAGACCACCGTGGCCGCGGTGCGTCCCTATTTCGAGAAATTCACCCGGCTATGGCCCGATGTCGCGGCGCTGGCCGCCGCGCCGGAGGAGGCGGTGATGGCCGCGTGGGCGGGCCTCGGCTATTACTCGCGCGCCCGCAATCTCATCGCCTGCGCGCGCGCCGTGGCGGCGCGCGGCGGCTTTCCCGATACGGAGGAGGGGCTGCGCAGCCTGCCGGGCCTCGGCGCCTATACGGCGGCGGCGGTGGCGGCCATCGCCTTCGGCCGGCGGGCGGTGGTGGTGGATGCCAATGTGGAGCGGGTGGTCGCCCGGCTCTTCCTGATCGAGGAGCCCCTGCCCGCCGCGCGCAAGCCGATCCGCCAGGCGGCGGACACGATCACACCCGCACGGCGCGCGGGCGATTTCGCCCAGGCGATGATGGATCTCGGCGCCACCATCTGCACCCCGCGCAACCCCCGCTGCCTGCTCTGCCCGCTCGCCCCTGAATGCCGCGCGCGGATGGCGGGCCGGCAGGAGGAATTGCCGGTGAAGCCGGCAAAGAAGCAGAAGCCGCACCGTCGCGGCACGGCCTGGTGGATCGTGCGCGAGGGACGCGTGCTCCTCGTCACGCGGCCGGGCGAAGGCATGTTGGGCGGCATGCGCGCCCTGCCGGACGACGGCTGGAGCGCAGCCGGAGATGGCACGGGCACCCCGCCGCTGGAAGGAGACTGGCGCAGCCTCGGCACGGTGCGCCATGGCTTCACCCATTTCACCCTCGATCTTGCGGTGATGGCGCTGGAGGGAAAGGTCGCGGCGAATCCGCCGCAAGGGGAATGGCACCCGATCGCGGAACTGGAGACGGCCGGGCTACCGACCCTGTTCGCCAAGGCGGCGCGGATCGGGCTGGCGGAAGAAGGCTAAGGCTGCGCGCGTCCTTCGACAGGCTCAGGACGAGCGGGGGAGACATGGGCAAGCAAGCGGTGAGCGGCATCGCGCGCGCCACTCACTTTCGTCATCCCCGCGCAGGCGGGGATCCAGTGGGGACCGTCGCTCGACCGGATTCCCGCCTTCGCGGGAACGACGAGGGAGAGAGTTGCCTTCTCCTCCACGGAACGGTGAAGGGGGAATGGTGTCGGTGCAATGGAAAGCGCAGAGGCGCCGACGGCACCAAATCGGCTCGGCCTGAGCCTGTCGAAGGCCGCGCACTGCGCGCCTTCGGGGGGCGGTCACCCGGCCGCTTCGGCTTCCGCGGCGCGGCGTTCGGCGCGGACCTGTTCGGCTTTGGCGCGGTCGAGTTCGACGCGCTTCGCCTGGCTGGCGAGGCCGCGCCAGGTCTTTTCGGCGCGCAGGGCGCGTTCGCGCACCATGTCGAGCTGGGCGTTTTCCGCTTCGGTGGCGGCTTCACGGGCGCGTTCGTCGTAGAATTCGAAACTCTGGCTCATGGCCCTCTCCCTTGCTGAATGAATACCGGGGGCGGCGGGCCGCCCCCGGTTAGCGCGAGATCAGGCTGAGGCCAGATTGACGGCCGATTCCTTGCCGTTGCGGCCACGCTCGACTTCGTAGGACACGCGCTGGTCCTTGTTGAGCGTCTGCATGCCTGCCGCCTGCACGGCGGTGATGTGGACGAAGCTGTCCGGGCCGCCATCTTCCGGAGCGAGGAAGCCGTAGCCTTTGTCTTCGTTGAAGAATTTTACTGTGCCGATGGGCATATGCGTTTCCTTTCGAGAAACCGTGTGGTTCGCGCCGCACCGTGCGGAGCGAGGTCGTGCGTCAGGTCGTCAATCGAAAGGAAGTCGTCGTCAGGGGCGGGCCGCGCCGTTTTACCGGGCAAGCCTTGGTCTTAGCGCCGAAGTCCGTCGCAAAATTCGACGTCAGCAAAAGCGGTATACCACGCCCCGGCCGGATTACCTAATCGGCCGGGCGGGATGCGGTGAGCCGCCCCTCAGATCAGCCCGCCGCCGAGCATCAGGCGCACCGTGGCCAGCGCGAATACGATCAGGCAGAAGTTGCGCCCGCCGTTGGAACTCGACAGCGCGCCGAGCCCGGCGCCCACCAGCGCGACCGGCAGAACGAACCAGTTGCCCCAGCCGAGCAGCGGAATGGTGGAGGGAATCGCCAGCACCAGCGCGACGAAGCCGAGGAGGATGGAGAGCAGGTTGAACATGTGTCTTATATGGGCAACACACTGACGCAATGCAAGCGCCTTGCCTGTCGCTTCGCGAGTCCTCTAGGGTCCCGCCCGGGGGCGGGACAGGAAAGGTCGCCACAATGCCGCATATCGAGCCATCCCTGATCGACAGGCGCCTGTTCCTGCGCGGCGCGGCCGCCACCGGGGCGGGTTTTGCGCTGGGCGGCCTGCCGCTGCCCGCTGCTGCCACGGGGGCGGAGCGCTGGCGCGACGTGGAGGCGCTGATCGCGCCCTATGTGCAGGATCGCCGGGTGGCGAATGTCGTCTGCGCGCTGGGGGTGAATGGCCAGCCCACCGATTTCATCGCGCGTGGGCGTGACAGCTTCTTTGCCGAGCGGCTGGCGGATCCGGATTCGCTTTATCGCATCTATTCCATGACCAAGCCCGTCACCGGCATGGCGGCGATGATCCTGTGCGACGAAGGCAGGATTGCGCTGGACCAGCCGGTGGCCGAACTGCTGCCCGCGTTCGCGCAAATGGAGGTGCAGAAGCAGGCCGACGGGCCGATCACGGAGGACAATCTGGAGCCGGCCGAGCGGCCGATCACCATCCGCCATCTGCTGACCCACACCGCGGGGCTGGGCTATGGCCGGCTCGCCCAGCAGGGCCCGATCGCCGAGGCGTATCTCCAGCGCGGGCTGGTGCCGGCGCAGGTTTCGCGCCTGGAACTGCCGGGCATGATGCGCGGTTCGCCCGCGCCCAGCCTGGAAGCCTTCGCCGATGCGCTGGCGCAGCTGCCGCTGGTCTATCAGCCGGGCACGCGCTGGAGCTATTCGGTGGGGCTGGACCTGATGGGCCGGGTGATCGAAGTGGCCAGCGGCCAGAGCTTCGACAGCTTCCTGCAAGAGCGGATCTTCGATCCCTGCGCCATGGCGAGCACCTGGTTCCAGGTGCCGGAGGCGGAGAAATTCCGCTTCACCGCCAATTACTTCGTGCTCAATGGCGAGCCTGTGCCGATCGACCTGCCGGGCAATTCGGTGTTCCTTGACAAGCCGCCCTTTCCCTTCGGCGGGGCGGGGCTCGTCTCCTCCCCGCGCGATTACGATCGCTTCCTGGCGATGTTGGCCGGGGGCGGCGCGATCGAGGGGCGGCGGGTGATGAGCGAGCAGGCCGTGCGGCTGGGCACGTCCAATTTGCTGCCGGACACGGTGCGGCCCGGTTCGCCGATCCCAGACAGCATGGGCTTCGGTGCCGGCGGGCGGGTCAGCCGCGACGGCGCGCTCTACGGCTGGTTCGGTGCGGCGGGGACGACCGGCTTCGTCGACATGGCGCGGGGGCTGCGAATGGCTGAATTCACGCAGTATATGCCGGCGCAGGCCTATGGCCTGCCGGACGATTTCCTTGCCGCCGCGCTTGCGGATGCACGGCGCATCGCCGCCAACTGATGGACATTGCCTTCACCGGACAGCCGCTCGACCGGGCGGACCATCTGCGGCGCGATCCGGCGCGGCTGGCGGAATTGCTGCAGGGAGATGCTCTGCTGCTGGTCCTCGAAGGGCTGGCGCCCGCTGCGGAGGCCGGGACGCTGCGCTGGGTGCCGCTGGCCGAAGCGGGCGAAGGTGCGGAGCTGGTGTTCCTCGGCCTGATGGACGGAGTGCCGCGCTTTGCCGCTGTGCCGCAGGAGGGGGACCCCGATCCCGCCTATGCCCATCAGAAGAGCTGGGCGGCGATGGCGCTGCTCGGCGCGGTGGACCTGGCGATCTATGGCGCCGCGCGCAGCCTGGCGGACTGGCACGCGCGGCACCGCTTCTGCGCGCGCTGCGGGCACGAAACCCATCCCGCCAAGGGAGGGTGGCAGCGCGATTGCCCGGCCTGCGGTGCGCAGCATTTCCCCCGCGTGGACCCGGTGGCGATCATGCTGGTGGAGCATGACGGGTGCCTGCTGCTCGGCCGCCAGCCCCGTTTCCCGCCGCGGCGATTCTCCGCGCTGGCCGGCTTCGTGGAGCCGGGCGAATCGGTGGAGGAGGCGGTCGCGCGCGAAGTGTTCGAGGAAGCGGGCGTGCGCCTGCGCGATGTGCGCTACATCGCCAGCCAGCCGTGGCCCTTCCCGTCGCAACTGATGATCGGCTGTATCGGGCGGGCCGACGATCCCACGCTTGCGCTCGACCGCGAAGAGCTGGAAGATGCGCGCTGGTTCACGCGGGAGGAAATCGAGCGGGCGATGGCCCCGGGCAGCGATGGCGCCAGCTTCCTGCCCCCGCCGCCACAGGCCATTGCCCACACCATGCTGCGCTGGTGGCTGGAGCAGTAAGATGAACGATATTCCCAGGCTGTCGGTCGATATCTGGTCCGATGTCATGTGCCCGTGGTGCGCCATCGGCTACACGCAATTCGCCAAGGCGGTGGATATGCTGGAGGGGGAGATCGCGGTGGAAACCCGCTGGATGCCCTTCGAACTCAACCCCGACCTGCCCGAAGAGGGGAAGGAACAGGATCGCCATCTGGCCGAGGTCTATCGCCGCTCGCCCGATGATATGGCGCAGATGCGCGATCGCATCACGAGCACGGGGGAGCGGGTAGGTTTTCCGATGAAGCTCGGCAGCACCGATGGCGAACCGGCGATGATCTGGAACACCTTTGCCGCGCATCGCCTGCTTCGCTGGGTGCTGGCCGAGCACGGGCCGGAGGCGCAGACGCGGCTGAAGCTTGCGCTGCTCAGGGCGCATTTCCAGCAGCGGCGACCCGTCGGCCAGCGAGAGACCTTGCTCGATGTGGCGGAAGAAAGCGGCTTCGATCGCGCCGCCGCAGCGGAGGCTCTGGATGACGAGGCGCTGTCCATGGCCGTGCGCATGGAGGAAAAGCGCGGGCTGGAAGCCGGTATCAATTCCGTGCCCAGCTTCGTGATCGCGGGCCAGTATCTGGTGCCCGGCGCGCGCGAGCCGGAAGCATTTGCCGACATGCTGCGCCGGGCGCTGGCGCTCTCCACCGGGGCGG is a window from the Altererythrobacter sp. B11 genome containing:
- a CDS encoding thioredoxin domain-containing protein, which translates into the protein MTRLTFPRLLIAGLVAPLALGLAACGSSDETAEGAPPKSEPIAAIPAPQGTSWTEVAAVTPEGGYREGKPDAPIKLVEYASHTCPHCSDFAAESAEGLEKMVASGVVSYELRNQIHDPLDLTIALLARCNGPEAFHPLTRQAWSSLQEIYGTAQSNAQAMQSAMQAQDDSRFQRMAEAAGLIDFFAARGISREKAQQCLANTQEAREIVERSNTQSDELAVTGTPTFFINGKRIEGTTWEILEPALQQAGAR
- a CDS encoding DsbA family oxidoreductase, whose translation is MNDIPRLSVDIWSDVMCPWCAIGYTQFAKAVDMLEGEIAVETRWMPFELNPDLPEEGKEQDRHLAEVYRRSPDDMAQMRDRITSTGERVGFPMKLGSTDGEPAMIWNTFAAHRLLRWVLAEHGPEAQTRLKLALLRAHFQQRRPVGQRETLLDVAEESGFDRAAAAEALDDEALSMAVRMEEKRGLEAGINSVPSFVIAGQYLVPGAREPEAFADMLRRALALSTGAESAPA
- a CDS encoding A/G-specific adenine glycosylase is translated as MDNSVSHDLLAWYDGHARALPWRVPPGGGAADPYRVWLSEVMLQQTTVAAVRPYFEKFTRLWPDVAALAAAPEEAVMAAWAGLGYYSRARNLIACARAVAARGGFPDTEEGLRSLPGLGAYTAAAVAAIAFGRRAVVVDANVERVVARLFLIEEPLPAARKPIRQAADTITPARRAGDFAQAMMDLGATICTPRNPRCLLCPLAPECRARMAGRQEELPVKPAKKQKPHRRGTAWWIVREGRVLLVTRPGEGMLGGMRALPDDGWSAAGDGTGTPPLEGDWRSLGTVRHGFTHFTLDLAVMALEGKVAANPPQGEWHPIAELETAGLPTLFAKAARIGLAEEG
- the nudC gene encoding NAD(+) diphosphatase translates to MDIAFTGQPLDRADHLRRDPARLAELLQGDALLLVLEGLAPAAEAGTLRWVPLAEAGEGAELVFLGLMDGVPRFAAVPQEGDPDPAYAHQKSWAAMALLGAVDLAIYGAARSLADWHARHRFCARCGHETHPAKGGWQRDCPACGAQHFPRVDPVAIMLVEHDGCLLLGRQPRFPPRRFSALAGFVEPGESVEEAVAREVFEEAGVRLRDVRYIASQPWPFPSQLMIGCIGRADDPTLALDREELEDARWFTREEIERAMAPGSDGASFLPPPPQAIAHTMLRWWLEQ
- a CDS encoding chromosome segregation SMC family protein; the protein is MLIRKLKLSGFKSFVEPAELRIDPGLTGVVGPNGCGKSNLLEAIRWVMGENSPKSMRSGGMEDVIFAGTERRPQRDFAEVVLHASDKHGEELEVTRRIERGAGSAYRINGRDVRAKDVALVFADAATGAHSPALVSQGKIAQVIAAKPAERRMMLEEAAGIAGLHVRRRDAEGKLRQTEANLARLEDLMAGLDSQMNALRRQAKQAERYKALTERIQLAEARLLFARWRDAAAAADAARAQAREADRRVEEVQQAAQQAQRLQAELATRLHEAREELADRRDDASAHGHRMASLASQLEAAEQRLADLDRQKARLEEDRGEADRMTRDAAQALAKLEQDLAAGEKALAADEARQPEFAARAEDAERAGRAAELALARATADHAGVEAEWRVAEAELAQARGRLDRLEGEARRQDESRRSLAGQADLDRAAADAKAAVAAATQHITTLRETLDARRARKDELTAARDEAASALASARAELAGVEREWQALKRDREARARQASGKQGLATAIDRLTAEPGYERALAAVLGRDAKAPLGMPAADTEGRFWTGSEAPARVADSLAAHVPSCPPELAARLALVHVCAEDDGRTLAPGEWLVTRGGHLRRWDGFVARGEGAAEAARLEAENRFAELDAALPALQSAAQQAEEAQRQVQEELSALQRELIGAEREIAEAGDRERAALRALDQAEAARERLALRLAELDEAAAELAEQQAAARQDIAAAEARRAALPDPETGRAALAAAQARNEAARTASQAATAALAGHEQALAVARERVAAQRADIKGWQARAGDAARRLSGMEQRFAEIAEERAVFAAKPEGLMREIEGGEAVRDRLARDLAEAEGAVATLTAEAKEADAVLAQANEALATAREGRAGAIARAENEEVRREEMARISGERFQCPPPVLARRFAFEPADVAAHAEESTALEKLTADRERIGPVNLVAAEELARIEEEHGSSAAEQAELAEAVHRLRGSIGNLNREGRERLRAAFEAVDQHFRRLFTRLFEGGQAHLALVDSDDPLEAGLEIFAQPPGKRLQSLTLLSGGEQALTAVALIFALFLTNPAPICVLDEVDAPLDDANIDRFCDLLDQMVRETQTRYLIVTHNAVTMSRMHRLFGVTMVERGVSRLVSVDLGGAEELLAAE
- a CDS encoding thioredoxin domain-containing protein, yielding MIFRRIAMAMLMAVGAVALGGATTNWNNTVARVDGGHRIGNPDAAVKLTEYVSYTCSHCADFTREAQDALKAGYVMPGKMSLEIRHLIRDPVDLTAAVLANCGPAGKFPLNHSAFMLGQDKWMEAARKATKAQQQRWYSGEQAARRRAIASDLGFYAIMERRGYSRADADRCLNDDATAEQIAKVSDRDWKKPGIGGTPSFAINDTVLAGTHSWNLLSPQLAARLQ
- a CDS encoding cold-shock protein, producing the protein MPIGTVKFFNEDKGYGFLAPEDGGPDSFVHITAVQAAGMQTLNKDQRVSYEVERGRNGKESAVNLASA
- a CDS encoding DUF721 domain-containing protein produces the protein MERDRETKKGRSPKPYERPRGGPARQVADLVPQIGRAAFRRFGFVQSSVVTRWPEIVGPQHAKICSPEAIRFPPGEKSEGILQLVVLPAHAPLIQHVIPEIMERVNRFFGYNAVSRVKLRQGVVQPPRDESAPKAPPSLKPIPMELGDSLRDIGDPELRTVLESLARSIGAKEERQK
- a CDS encoding serine hydrolase domain-containing protein, with protein sequence MPHIEPSLIDRRLFLRGAAATGAGFALGGLPLPAAATGAERWRDVEALIAPYVQDRRVANVVCALGVNGQPTDFIARGRDSFFAERLADPDSLYRIYSMTKPVTGMAAMILCDEGRIALDQPVAELLPAFAQMEVQKQADGPITEDNLEPAERPITIRHLLTHTAGLGYGRLAQQGPIAEAYLQRGLVPAQVSRLELPGMMRGSPAPSLEAFADALAQLPLVYQPGTRWSYSVGLDLMGRVIEVASGQSFDSFLQERIFDPCAMASTWFQVPEAEKFRFTANYFVLNGEPVPIDLPGNSVFLDKPPFPFGGAGLVSSPRDYDRFLAMLAGGGAIEGRRVMSEQAVRLGTSNLLPDTVRPGSPIPDSMGFGAGGRVSRDGALYGWFGAAGTTGFVDMARGLRMAEFTQYMPAQAYGLPDDFLAAALADARRIAAN